The DNA window GGACGCGATCTGTCGGGCAGCCTTTGTCGACGAAAGTTGCGCACAGGAAGGGGCACTCGCATATGCCTTGCTGAATAGGGGAAGCGACCGGCTCCTCAGGAGGGCTCCacgagcaagcaagcactGCCACTCTCTGGCCTTAAAAATTCTTTAGAGGGGAGTCTGCGGGTTGCTTTTCGTCTACTTATATGAGCAAATATTTGGACTTGATTTACGTCTCCAACCTATCGATGGCTTATACGGCGCTCATGACCGCAGGCAGTAAGTATTCCACTCCCATCTTTGTTAACAAGACCTCGACATGTAACAGCCCCGCCAAGTCAGTGGAGAGTCGAGTGAGATAGATCCAGCGGCTTCGCTACACCGTCAACGGGAACCGGGTCCTCATCCACTTCCCGTACTTGTAAATCAACGCCGGAATCGGGATCAGGGCCACGGCAATGAAGCCAAGCAGCGAGGTGCCCCAGCCCACGCCCAGGCTCTTATACATCTGCGGCCCGGCGAGCGGGAGGAAGGCGGCAACGGTGGATCGCAGgacggagaaggcggccaggccgctggcggcgtaGTGGGGGTAGCAGTCGACGATGTACGCCTGGATGGGGAGCCATacgcccacgatgccgatgccaaagggcacgatgccgatgacgggCACGATCCAGTggacggccttgtcggcgctCCAGCCATACCAGAAGAAGGTGATGGGCAGGATGAGCGCGAACCAGATGCAGTCGGGAAGACGCATTTCCGGCTCGTAcacgccgccgttggccgccgtcatgcGGACGACCGTCTTGTCGGATAGCATCGAGAAGCATGTCAGGCCGACGGCGTAGCCGATCAGCAGGGTCAAGTAGACGAGACCCGTGATGCCAATGGACCAATGGTAGCTGCCCTGGAAGACGATGGGGATGGTGTTGAAGAGCAGGTACAGGCAGCCGTACGCGAACGAAATGTAAAGCGACACGCTGAAAATGATGACAGAGCGGAACAGCATCTTTATGGGTCGGATCAGTCCGTTGAGCAGAATCCGTCCCTTGCTCAACACTGGACCGTCAGGGTCGACGTAGCAGCTCCGAAGCTCTGGTCGGTTCAGCTCCTTCTGAAGGCGCATGGTCTTCTGGGCAATCAGGACCCGGTGGTTGGTCTCGCGGCCGAAAAACGTCATGAGAGCGACGGTAATGGTCGCTGGGATGAACGCGAGCCAGTTGACCCAGCGCCAGCCTATCGTCTCGGAAACAAAACCGCCAATGACCGGGGCGCACGAGGGGCCAAACATCGGCCCCAGCATCCAGATTGTCATGGCTCGGCCGCGATCACTGACTGGAAACATGTCGGCGATGATAGCGCCGCCGATGGTCTGGCAAGCCGAGCCCCCCACGCCAGTCAGGAAACGGAAGAAGATGAGGGTATCCAACGACGGCGCGAGCGCACACCCAATCAGCCAAGCGCAGAACCACGCACTGGacgtgacgaggacgatgttCCGGCCGTAAATCTCCGAGAGCGGAGATAAAAAGAGAGGCCCGACGGCGTAGCCGAGAAGGAAAATGCTCACGGGCATGGCGCCCTTGGTGATGCTGGTCTCATGAAAATCCTTTTCCAGCGACGAGATAGCTGGGGCCAAGATCGAGGAGGCAAAGGGTGTCATGAACGTGACGGCACCGAGCAGGCCGGTGGCGAGCCACTTTCGGCCAGGCGTAAAGTTGAGGGGCATATCAGGATCGTGCTGGCTCTCCCagccgacgatgcccttgTCCAGGTCCATCAACGGGATGGTAGGGGGAGGGAGCTTCTCCTTCGTCTTGTTCTTGGAGAGACGGCTGAGCTTACTATGCCCTGTCTTCCGGCTGGTGTTTGACTTGTGAGTCTCGACCTTTTCCAACGTTATGTCTTCCTAGGGAAAGTTAGCAGCACTCCCGTCGGGTGGTTGCATGCCCATACCCGTTGAGCTTCAATGTCGACATCCAGTCGCCCGGAGCTTCCTGCCTCGGCATGGGCCTCTGCAGACTTGGCAGTCTTTTCCAAGGCCTTAGTTGCCTTGTGGCTCTCTGTTACGGTCGAGGAATTATCGGAGTCATCGGCAGCGCTGGCGACGCTTGCAGCTCTCGCTGGCACACCTTCTGAGTCCTTCTCTTCCGGCACGCCCATCTTGAAGGTGTGAGGCCAGCCTGATAGAAGTTGAGGCAAAATTATGATTAGGGCTATGTTAGTATTATACTTCCTCCGCCTGAGAAGACTAAGTAGCAATAGTGTTGGGCTCAAATGAACAATTAGCCACGAGCAGCAACACCCAGACTTAGTAGCGTATATATACAAATGCAGAGGGCAAGACGGCAAGACGTGGAGGTAGCGGCCGGAGTTTACGGAGATCGAGGGGGGTGTAAGACGAGGGGCCAGCTATGATTACACATCGGGTCACGGCCGACTATGGCACTTCAAATTGTTCTACAATGCACCTTGATGAGGCGAGACGACTGCTGTgtgggagggagaggggcgTAGCCATGAGGCGTCCGAGGGGGGTCGGCCATTCGCACTGCTCTTCtcgcgctcggccttgacTCATTCCTTCGTCAATGGTTCAGACATTTGCACGCCAAACTGGAGCAGGAGAGTGAGATTCTGGAGCGGCTCTAAGCGGCAGGTCGGAGGAGGTATCCTCCCCATTGTCCGGTTGAATGCCCAGGGCCGCCAACTACTGACTTGGGTAGTGGCCGCGTTGTTTCCGCAGCCAATGTGGTTGGCCGTCGTGTCTGAGCTGCAAGGGCGGCTGGTAAGTCCATGGATACGCTCATTGCCGGCGATTAGCGGGCGAAGACGTGACACGGTCAAGGCGGACTACTAGCAGCCGGGGCCggtgtgctgtgctgtgttGTGGTTGTGCATGCGCGTTAAGCCTCCTCTTTATGGCAACATCCGTTCAGACGAGGGCCGATCCTTCTTCTCTGAAGTTTGGTCCTTGAAATCTTTTGACAGGGCTCCTTAGCTTATCACGCGTGGCGGTCGTGCCGACGCGGAGGTTGCTTACCCGAAAGTAACAAGCGGAAGTGCGGCAGCATCGACCCCAGGATCGGAGTTTTTCTTGTCAGCAGCCGAGGGTTCATCATGGTTTGCGACAAAACG is part of the Purpureocillium takamizusanense chromosome 7, complete sequence genome and encodes:
- a CDS encoding uncharacterized protein (COG:S~EggNog:ENOG503P028~TransMembrane:12 (i140-164o176-196i208-228o234-256i268-285o297-316i375-395o415-435i456-475o481-504i516-537o549-569i)) — protein: MGVPEEKDSEGVPARAASVASAADDSDNSSTVTESHKATKALEKTAKSAEAHAEAGSSGRLDVDIEAQREDITLEKVETHKSNTSRKTGHSKLSRLSKNKTKEKLPPPTIPLMDLDKGIVGWESQHDPDMPLNFTPGRKWLATGLLGAVTFMTPFASSILAPAISSLEKDFHETSITKGAMPVSIFLLGYAVGPLFLSPLSEIYGRNIVLVTSSAWFCAWLIGCALAPSLDTLIFFRFLTGVGGSACQTIGGAIIADMFPVSDRGRAMTIWMLGPMFGPSCAPVIGGFVSETIGWRWVNWLAFIPATITVALMTFFGRETNHRVLIAQKTMRLQKELNRPELRSCYVDPDGPVLSKGRILLNGLIRPIKMLFRSVIIFSVSLYISFAYGCLYLLFNTIPIVFQGSYHWSIGITGLVYLTLLIGYAVGLTCFSMLSDKTVVRMTAANGGVYEPEMRLPDCIWFALILPITFFWYGWSADKAVHWIVPVIGIVPFGIGIVGVWLPIQAYIVDCYPHYAASGLAAFSVLRSTVAAFLPLAGPQMYKSLGVGWGTSLLGFIAVALIPIPALIYKYGKWMRTRFPLTV